Within Brachyhypopomus gauderio isolate BG-103 chromosome 4, BGAUD_0.2, whole genome shotgun sequence, the genomic segment GCAAGATGAAAGATTCAATAAAAAATATtgtgatgtctatgtgtgtatgtgtgtatgtgtgtgtgtgtgtgtgtgtgtgtgtgcgtgtgtgtgtgtgtgtgtgcgtgtgtgtgtgtgtgtgcgcatgtgcacgcatgtgtgcgtgtgtgtgtgtgtgtgtgtgtgtgtgtgtgtgtgtgtgcgtgtgtgtgtgtgtgcgtgtgtgtgtgtgtgtacatgtgtgtgacgATCTGTGCTAAGGGAGATGCAGCTGGGACCAGAGTGAGTGTCTGAAGAGCTGCAGGCCAGATTTATATTTAGCGACGTCCCTTTCCTTGTTTTTCACGCACACTTTCTcagccacacacgcacaaatctttTGAACCTTCACATTCCTTTAGGCTACTTCTAGCTGGGAGTCCTAACACCTGGAACAGAAACACAGTAGTGGTGCTACACACATACTGAATTAGCCAGATAATAATCAGGTGTTTGATAATGTGAACACGCATAACCCTTTCTGAGTCAAATTTAGCTTCGTTTTGTTCGGAATAGGAAGAGAAATTAGAAGAAAGCTACAAGTCCCACGTGAGCTGTGCAGGTCAGTAACACATGCCCTGGCTGACACAGAGAAGTGAAAACAGCCGCGAACATTGTTCCAaaaaaaatggacacagcgagaaaaaaaagacggatttaaagtgtgcagaaactaaaTAGTCTAAATAATcatttgaactaacctagtgaaaattaaacattttaaatgatttttttttttgccgggaccaaatattaaaaagaaggaaaaccgggaaaACCgcgacagtcccgggaaaactgcgacaggtggcaaccctatccTGGTCCTGTAGCAGTAGTGATCCTGGTCCTGTAGCAGTAGTGATCCTGATCCAGTAGCAGTAGTGGTCCTGATCCAGTAGCAGTAGTGATCCTGATCCTGTAGCAGTAGTGATCCTGATCCAGTAGCAGTAGTGATCCTGATCCTGTAGCAGTAGTGATCCTGATCCAGTAGCAGTAGTGATCCTGATCCTGTAGCAGTAGTGATCCTGTTCCAGTAGCAGTAGGGGTCCTGATCCAGTAGCAGTAGTGATCCTGATCCTGTAGCAGTAGTGGTCCTGATCCAGTAGCAGTAGTGATCCTGATCCTGTAGCAGTAGTGATCCTGATCCTGTAGCAGTAGTGATCCTGATCCAGTAGCAGTAGTGATCCTGATCCTGTAGCAGTAGTGATCCTGATCCAGTAGCAGTAGTGATCCTGATCATGTATTAGGGATCCTGATCCTGTAGCAGCACTGATCATGAATCGGTTGTAGTAGTGATACTGAGAAACCATACTCTCACTTTTCAACTAAACTGTTATACTTATGCAGCACCTTAACCTAATGCCAATTAAAATGCACCCTATTCAATGACAGTATAACTACAAAAACGTATGTCTCTGCGTCAAACATCATTCACACTTGTGCTTCTTTCAACATCCACCAGTCCGTAGCAAAGTTAGGACCACATATTTaaactttctccctctctgcatGTGTCTCGTGCAGACGTgatctttccctctcttctgtACGATCAGCAGGAGAGATggctgagaggagagagtgtgtgtgacggcGTGGTAGGAGGTGAAGTGTGGGCCTCAGTGATGATGTGTCAGGATGATGGGAAACTCCAGATATAACGGGCCCACACATAGATCTGAGAGGGAAGGTCTGACTCTTCAAACCCGGAGGCTTAGCAGGTCTCGCTGATGGATCCTCCATAACTCCGTAATGGCCTATTATGTAAAAGACTCATGAATAGAGATGGGACGTGGGGAGCGGCGGTGAGGGGTGCCGTGGGATCAGAGGGAGGCGTTGGGGTTGACGGGGCCGGCAGAGGAGGTGAGGAGCTGGCCAGAgatctccacaccacctccctctgATTTACTCCCTCATTAGCTGCCATAACTCAGTCGCCATGACAACTCGCCACAGGCTCGGCCGCCTGGCTGCCGACGATGGGATTCAACGGTCGCACAAATCACATGATCTACGCGTTCCGCTGAACACGCGGCATTTAATTCAGGGAGAATGACATCACGGAGAATGCTGCTACTCTAAAACTCATTTAAAACGTTTAAGAAAGGGGTGACCTTTCTAGATTGGTTGCCTGGTCCGGAGGTGAGTAGTACCTATTTTCCATTTCCAATGGTACTCTCATTTGGCACTGGATGAAGACGCACTACAATATAGGCCTAATAGCCACGCTTCAAAACCAATCAAGCAGAGCTTGCTTTATGGTCTTTTTGTCCATATTCTATATCTGCACCATCCTGGAGAAATTAATGCATGTTATATAGTATTATACATTTAGCATTATGCAAAAGATAACTATTCACTTATGTTTTCCATTCTGGGTCGTTCAGATGGCATTTCATATTTGACAGCTTAAAGACTTCTAAAGAAAAGGCCAAACTCCCCCTGTGTGTCAGACGAAAACCACAGGGTGAAGCAGGCCTTTTTTTCATTGCAATTTACTTCCTTGCATGGAGGATATTAGGCAATTTCAAGACTTGTCAAAATCAGCTATTCAGCAAAGAATGACTTTATAATTATTCATCTCCTGACCTGTGGCACGGTTAGTGAAAACGCAAGCTCTGCAACTTTCGCCTCTGTGCTGGGTACTTTAGGGAACAGTTGTTCTTACGTGAACATGCTTTTGACTACGTAATAGCACTCTCTTGTGTTGCTGAGAGTTTCCAGAGAACTATGAGTTTCGAGTGTTTTCCACAGCCTTAATTTGACTTTGGCCTATAGGAGCGTATATCTAAGATATCAGATCTAAATTGCTCTTCTTAAGTTAGCCAACTTCAGCTCTTATATGCTACTGCGGGTTCAGCCTAATACATACAGTTTAAATGATAATGGGCAGTTGGTTGGTGACTTAAGTCAGGGGTGTCAAACAAGGGAAACTTTTAAACTCTGCAACAGCGAAATGCTACCTAAGGATGATTttatacacatatgcacacacatacacacacacacacacacacacacacacacacacaatgcagaaATCCCTCCATAAATGGATTAAGTTTAGTGTTACTACTGAACAAGTAAACAAGCATGCAGCCATGCAATTTAAGCCCAGGTATGATCATATTGACTCTCTCTGAGTCTATCTGAGTTTGTGAACTCAGATTTAAAGCTATTCACATTTATATCCATTGAGAAATTTAAGTTCATCATAAATAATGTAAGGATGGACACGTGGCTGGTTTTCTAGAGAAGCATTCGAGTTACTGTAACTATTGTGTATTATGTTGTAGATGTCATGTTTATATCATGTTGTATGTTTATACGTTGGGAGTCTGTACAGCTGTTGTCCAGGTCTGGTCTCTCTTGTAAAGTGATTCTTTGATCTCAGTATAACATCCTGATAAAATAAAgtcataataaataaataaactataGCTGCCCAGTCCAGAACTGTAGCATGCTAGCATAAATCCCAGATAATTGTGAAAATTATTTATGGTGCAAAAACTAGATATTACTCACTCCTACGCACACATACAGAAAACGAAAGGAGACAATTACATGGCCAGTCATACACTCAGAAGAAGAGACCAGCAGCTCATAAAAATTACTTGACAGAATATTATGCGAAGTAAATGTCATCAGATGCAAAATCAACTTTTAAAATGTCCTGTCCCCTACATACACAGACAGAGCCTTTAAATCAACATCTTGAAATAGCAGTAATTCTCTGTGGGTGCTCCGGTTTGCTTTCTGGCTTTGATTTGTTGACAGATCTGTAGATGGATCAGAAGATAATGACTGAGTGCTGTCACATTGGAGCAGACGAACCTCTGCCTGCCGCAGCTCTGTCCACGACGGACCGAGAGGTTGTGCACACAGGACGAGGGTGCGGCTAAAGCAAACGTGAAACGGAAGCGTTCTTGCCTGCTGTGCTGAAGTAGCACCATAAATTAAATGGGGCTTTTATTATCTCGGCGGTGTGGCCTGAGGCTCCGGAGCATGAAATGCAAATAAACAGTGATGGTGGATGGGTGAAGGGATGCACGCATCGATGGGTGGATGTGTAGAAGTGTGCACTGCCATCACACTTGTTGTATTACAGACAACCTCAGCACCTGCCGTAAAGCTCAGAGCAAGGCTGAAGTTATTCATTTTCTTATTAAGCCTATTTTTAACTGGTGTGGCATGAACTACCTGGATGCtgttttgctgttaagccaCCCACATTGGAGTTTCCAGTGCTTCAGTGCATTGATAAAGTTTTCTAGGTTGAGAAGAACCCAAATAATTCATTAAGAACCATTAAGGAGGCCAAATGATTTTCATACTTCAGTAGTTGCATTAAGAAGTCTTAAAAACCATTTTTAGTAGAGAGTGATATGGTAAGAGTTGAACTGTATAGAAAGCTAGAGGAATATTAGGATGTGCAAAGAAAGATGATTATCACCTCCTCCCTTTGACTTCCCTCCTCCCCCCATCCATGTCCTCTGGCCTGCTGTAAAATATGATTCATATTTAATAGCCTGCACTTGCCCTGCAGTGTTGTGTTTTATCATTGTTTAATGCATGTTAAacagctctctctctatcaccatcttctctctgtctattctctctctgttctctctctctctgttctctctctctctgttatctctctctgccttgtctctctctcgttcACTGTCTCTCCCAATTCCCTGTTTCTCAAGTGTAGTGGACAGCATGTGGGATTAATAGGTAGCATAAAGAAAACAATACAGGCAAGAGAGACTATATAGAAGAGGAGtgagaaattgtgtgtgtgtgtgtgtgtgtgtgtgtgtgtgtgtgtgtgtgtgtgtgtgtgtgtgtgtgtgtgtgtgtgtgtgtgtgtgtgtgtgtgcgcgcgcgtgtgcatttgtgcatgcgcgtacatgcgtgtgtgtgtgtgtgtgtgtgtgtgagggggagagagagagaggcagtgagagagagagagagagagagagagaaaggcagggAAGGGGAGGGCTATTTTAAAATTGCATCATAGAGAGAGGGCAGGTGGAATTTGCCCTGCGACTGGCTGAGCTGCCATAAGCATCATGAGAGCTTTTGATGGGGTGACACTCGCTGCTGATAGTCCCCAAGTTCACCATTATGCCAGGCCTTCTGATAGTCCCCAAGTTCACCATTATGCCAGGCCTTCTGATAGTCCCCAAGTTCACCATTATGCCAGGCCTTCTGATAGTCCCCAAGTTCACCATTATGCCAGGCCTTCTGATAGTCCCCAAGTTCACCATTATGCCAGGCCTTCTGATAGTCCCCAAGTTCACCATTATGCCAGGCCTTCTGATAGTCCCCAAGTTCACCATTATGCCAGGCCTTCCTGCTCGAACTCCCaaagacccccccaccccccacttccGCTCAGCTTCCAGGTGTTATCACAGTGTGGGTAAAAAACGAGAGGCCAGCGATTAACAAAAGGAAGTATGACTAACAGGAGCAAAGATGAAAATACTCCGCGTTCAAAAAGCAGAAGCTCAGACGAAAACATCAAGCCACGAGAAAAAATGTTTGTGACTTTTTGTCTTTCAGTGGAGAAGTGAGATCACAATATAGGTCAGAATGTGGACAGCGGCGTAGAAGCCCTCAGAGTTGTATGTGCTTGTGAAGGGCTTACGAAGTCCTGTGAGGTCCTGAGTTGGTGGGGAGGTGCTGTAGAGGGTTATCAGCTCTAGTGCGGGTGCAGAGGAGGCCTACTGTGCTCTGCTGAGGTGTCCTGTATGCCGTTTCTCTGACGAGAGCTTCATCACAGAGGACTGTGCATGTTCCGGTTCCTGCGTGTCTGTGCGGTTGAGGCAGAGCTGCAGTGCTCGGGGCCACGTTCAGACACTCTGAATCACAGATGAGTTCAGTGCATTAGATACATTAGTTACCAAGTCAGAGAAATTAGTCACCACTGCCATGGACATATCCACAACAATGAGGCTCAAACATGTCTACAGGGATAAAGACAATTACTACAATTAAGCACTGTAGTGGCACGCTGGGGAAGATTCTAGTGTGACTGACAGCCTGGACAAGCACAAATGAAGAATGTAGAGTTTAATTTTGAAGTAACTTtgtcaaaaaaagagaaatTCATATAATACTTACTCTTCTTGAGTTAGTTTCACATGAAGATTTCAGCAATCAGCACAATATCATCTGTCcaggacttttattttttaatggcaaACTTCAAACTCTAAGTCTAAGCCTTAAACCTCAAACCTCATACCTCAGCGTTCCTCATTTCTTCAACCTAAGACAGTACCCATATCCCCATCTCACCATGGCCAGGTTTTAAATGCCTTTCTACTCTGCTCCATAACTGACCATACCTGACAATATGAATAGAGATGGAGGAGTGAAGAAATCAACGCCAACGTCATCAGCACCCTGCAGCTAATGACTGATATCAATGACCCAGGATCTGCACAAAGACAGCTGGGCGTGGGTGCTAAGTGTCAGCACTTTGATATAAAGTGTTTTCTGTACTGGCCCAATGTCCAGCAGTGAGTTAATGGTAAAATAAAGTGGCAATGACACTCAGGGGATTGGCATGACATAATGGAGTTGCTGTAATCACAGGCAGCTCTGACAGCAGATGTTCATGTTCATGGGTACTGATAAATGGGAGCTATCTTAAGGCTGagagtattgtgtgtgtgtgtgtgtgtgtgtgtgtgtgtgtgtgtgtgtgtgtgtgtgtgtgtgtgtgtgtgtgtgtgtgtgtgtgtgtgtgtgtgtgtgtgcgtgtgtgtgtgtgtgtgtgtgtgtgcgtgcatgtatgcgtgcgtgtgtgtgtgtgtgtgcgtgttgagtgtgtttgtttatgtatgcTTTACACTCACCCTTGTAACCAACACCTGTGccctgctttgtgacaacaactgttgtaaaaagcgcaatataaataaaatttgattgattgattgattgattctgTCAAAAAAGCCAAATCTCTCAAATACCATAGTTTTATGTGATGCTCTCTGACTTTCTCTTtcatgtgcagacacacacacacacacacacaggtggattAATAGATAAGCATACATCATCATAGCTCTCTCAACATACAGACTACATCACAGTTCAGCAAAAACTGAaacattgattgattgattgattgattctgTCAAAAAAGCCAAATCTCTCAAATACCAGTTTTATGTGATGCTCTCTGACTTTCTCTTTCAtgtgcagacacacaaacacacacacatacatgcacgcacacacacacacacacacacacacacacacacacacacacacacacacacacacacacacacacacacacacacacacaggtggattAATAGATAAGCATACATCATCATAGCTCTCTCAACATACAGACTACATCACAGTTCAGCAAAAACTGAAACAAAGCAGGTGTAGATTAATCTGAATTCATGGCTTGTGTGAGCAGACATAAAATATTTGTATTGTGTTAAATCCTGTGAATGTCAGGGATTTAGAGTCACAGAAGCAATCAGACATAGAGACATGCATTTATAACCAAATGAAGCATGGTTTGTGACATTCACATGTCTGAAATGCCACCATGAAATGACATTGAAGGAAATAGGTACTATCAGACATTTATGGGATAAGAGTATAGGAATCACAACATTAGAAAGCTAAGAGTGTTTAAATGTCATTATTGTTAACATTGAAAACAACAACATACATTTTAAGTCTTAATTATGAGTGATAAGCTTCATGATTCCCCATATGTACAGAATGAATGTTGgcaagtttagtttcatttaacTGACTTTAGGCTTAAGTAAAACATTTTCAAAGACAAATATATAAGAAATCAGACTTTTTTGCATTCATTAACAAAATCATTTCAAAACCTTTCTCTGAAGAAGGAAAGATAAAATCTGTATATTTTTGCGTAGACCTTGATTACCTACACCAAAGAATGAACAATGACTGAAATGGTCTAGGATGGCATGTCTGGGTTGTTCTGGTGGTTGATGGGCCAACGGTGCCAGtgggaggtcagaggtcagtctCTCTGCTAGAGGAGGAGAATGATGGATGATTGGCTGTCTGACTGGCactgggtggtggtggaggaagcTCATCTGACCTTGAActttagtcacctctgactgagCCAACAGCTAGTAGCTCACTGgagtacacgtacacacacacacacacacacacacacacacacacacacacacacacacacacacacattcacacacacacacattcacacacacacacatgcacacacatgtacacactcagacacacactctcactttctctctcttgatCACCCTCTCACAAACATACCTACATActgctctctttctttctcacacacacctgcaactctgtctctgtctcacacacatgcacatgcctctctctctctcttgtcctctctcacacaactCTTTTTCTTCtacccctttctctctctctcacacacatatgaatAGAAGCATTATTAGTAATTAAaccaattatatatattttccaaATTGTCATTTACTTATATACTGAGATGCTGAAATCCAGTGTAAGTGAAGATGTCATCTTACAGAAATGTAGTTAGGAAAGTCTTTGAATGTCTTATATAAACCTTTAGCAACATTTGTTAGCACCTGAATATTTGTTCCATTTTTATTCTGGATAAATGAAACATTACTTAAAAGAACACAAAACATATATTACAGTACATGTCACAGCCTTATTTTTCATTTACTGGTTTGAGTTTCAAATAACATGTTATGAACCTGAGAATACAATGtatttaaatacacaaacaacTTGGTTATATAAAACATAATTTAttgaaatacataaataaatactggCGGTTTTGAGTATAGGTTTTGGTACTGGACAAGACATTGTATGAGCTAGCCAATTGAAAATCTATAGCAGACAGGCCTACATTAATAAATGTTACTTATTTAATCTTAACAGTTATTATTCTTTTTGACACATAGCTTGTTTAGGTATGTTTGACACACACAGAAGTcaaacagaaaattgcacatTCAGACAACATAATATCTCACTGTCGTTAGGCGCTACGGCCAGAGCCATTTGCAGGTTGTATTTAGTCCTGATTCCCAcaaatatacagacatggatgacTACAGCGTGCGGGACGCCGCCCCACGGCAATGTCGCCGTGGAAGACGGTTTGCTGGAATGTGCTGATTAATGTTCGTTTAAATCGCTCAGTCCGGGTACAGAATGAAACCAGAAAACGTACTGTATTTATTATTGTTGCCCCCGTGTGCCTTCCCGCCGTCCAATTTGACGTATATCTCGTCACCAGAGTCCAGATGTAGTACCACACTGTTGCTCGCGTAATCATAGTTTTGGTCCGCGTCCTGGGCAATTGCACTCGCGCGCACCTATTCAAGAAAAAATGCAGAATAACTTAGTTTAGGTTTTTTAAAGCGTATGCGTTATCATAGAAAATCCACAAAACATCGCATCACTTAGGTAtgagtttttttgttttatttcagtTGAAACGTGTAAAACTGTATTTGTTATATCAACCTGTCAATCGACGTTCTCATTGACTATAAAAGTGAGAACTTTCCAAATTAATATGTTGCTTTATACAATAATCTATAACGCGTTAAATACGAGGCCGTATGCCGTGTACAAATCACAGAGTATTTTGCTTTGCACGGCTGATGgagttctatctatctatctgtacAAGCGCACACACGGTCATATGAAATAAACGTATCGTGTTGCGAAAAACACAATCGTTTTGCAATGGTCGCAACTGCGATGACTTGAAAACTTGAAAACGAAGTCCATCCAACCCATTTGTCCTGATCAGCTCGGAAAGAATAGGGTCAAAGCGACCGCCCTTTCAACGCGCCTTTCTCACTCAGTTCTCAAAGTCTTATTTTGTCAGCGTCACTATTTCGTTCTGCATTACAAAAATGGAGCTTATGTGCGTGCAACTTGCCCTGCGGGTTTATGTAAACTAAAACATTCCAAAGTACTCATGTAATGTCTTCATATAAccgtgtatatataatatatgtttTCATATTCATGTTCTGTAACCGGATGACATTTACCTGTCCGTTTTTACAGAGGTCTGCCCACATGCTTGTGCCATCTCCCCCACGCATTAGCACATGGTACGTAAAGAAGTATATTCCAGACACCTGGCACGTGAACTTGCCGGTAGACGGGTCGTAGTGATTGCCTAAGTTTGTTACCACATCATCAAACCGCAGCACTTCGTAGCCCTCATGAGGGTTTTTGAGACCGACATAAAAAGCGATCTTGATGCTTACGAATGCTGAACCAAATTCTCCAGTATCAGTCCTGGCTGTTCCCGACGTGAGTCCGGTAAATCCAGGTTTCCCGGAGTCCCCCCGGTCACCAGGTGGTCCTCGCGGACCGGGAGGACCCGGTTCACCGGGAGGACCCCTTGGTCCAGGTTTCCCTGGGCGTCCGGGTTCCCCTTTAGTCCCTCGCGAGAAGGGTGGAGGCGGGATAGCGCCGAGGTCCTGAATGACCTCCAGTGCCGTCGCGCTCGGTTTGGGACTATATGGATCGCAAATCATGCGGCAGGTGCCCATCATCTCGTAGTGCGCGGAGGTCTTGGCAGTGTGGACCAGCAGCGGGATCGCGATAATCAGCGTCACCAGCATGGCGATGCCCACCACAGCGCCTGCGATCCGCTTCCTGCGGAGCACCCAAGAAGCTCGCGCCAAAAAGTCCGGGTGGCTTTTGGAGGCAATTGTGACAGGCTGGGTCCGCGCTGAAAAGTACCACAGAAAAGCACAAATGGACCAGAAGATATTACTCTTCCCACAAAAGTAAAGATCGCACAAGCGCAGACATAAATGCAGGCTATTGTAACCTTAAGTTCTGTTAACCCGAGGCTAGTTCGCCACTGTCACTAGACTTCATGGAGTTGACAGCGAAACTATTCGTGACAGCATCGCTGTGACGCGCGCTACAACCCGGGACTGAGCGAAGGAGACTGCGAGCGATTTTCGCCCGTCTCCAACAGAAGACACGCTGACGTAACTAACGTAGGGCAAAGCCTGATGTAATTGGTATCAGAGTGCCAGCAATAATATTATGATCTAAATGCATGAATATCAATCTACGCTTGTTCCAGAGATTACAAGGATCAGAGTGCTTTACAGACGCAAATGTGTGCACATTTCGATACAGTAATTACAATTCTAGTCTCACCCATGCAACTATTCGTTGGCACCCAGGAGGTTTTGGCACCGAGGATGAAGTTTCACGTAGAGTCTTGACAGTTCAGAGCCTTTATGCCTCACGAAGATGTGGTAAATGAGCTAAATGACATTCAAACGAACAGGCGGGAGCTTAGGCCTAGGGCGTCTGACTCAGAGGCCTGGAGCTGTTCTTTCAGCACCTGCACAACACGCCGGGAATGGTAGCCGTCTAGAACATTCGCAACGTTGCCAATAGCAATTGCAAATAACAATTTCTAAAACACCACGGCAAAATTACACAAGGTGGCCTGATAATTAGATAGAGACACAGGTTGTGGCAGTACATAGCAGACTCTAAATACAACAGTTTGGTCTGTAGTTCAGCCATGTAAAGAGAAAACCTCTAAAACTGGAATAAGGCCTTTCAGGTGAACTGAACAgcaattcatttaaatttagatgtattcatttttaattatttgttGGATTTACACCCAATCCTGTGTGTAAAATACGTTACTGTCATTAAATCTAGGTATATGCAGGGATGTATTTTAGACCAGTCCTGTTACTATCCTAGCATAAATGGGAAAATGTTTTCTTGTCTGTCTGAGCTACAATCATCCTAAGGCAAGGTGGAGACTGTCAGCTCTGTCAAACACCCCCAGCTGACTTTGCCTTTagagctctctctctgtcactgtcactctctttgtgtgtgtgtgtgtgtgtgtgtgtgtgtgtgtgtgtgtgtgtgtgtgtgtgtgtgtgtgtgtgtgtgtgtgtgagaaagagaggtagGGCAGATTTGTGGACCATCACTGCTTATCTCAATttatctcacaaacacacaatttaatttgtttgtgaaaacaaatcacatgatatatttaaaatacaaaGACAGGAATAGTGTGAGTGAGATAATAAGTTATTCCAATATGTCATTCCAATGAATAGGACAcgagaaagatgagagaggaTTGTTACATCTGAGAATATTACTGAGAATATTATCCCTCTTCAAACAGGGTTCATTTAAATTCACTCCATCTGAAAGGTCTGTAGTGTAAGGCTCAGAAGAACATTACATCATGGATCCGAGAGTACTCTGCTTTTGAGCACAGACTTCCTTCAGAAGAGTTTCACGGCTTGTTGTTCTGGTCAGTTTTTGTAAATTCAGCATCTGTCAAAACATGAATCTGAATAAAACAGCATGAAAAGATTAATCTAGTGTCAATCCTCATCGGCCTTGACACAATAACAGAAGTTATATTCAAATGTCAGCTTGTGAATTAGGTTTGTGAAGCTTGACCTTTTAGCCTATAGTGTGGCACAGCAGCAAAATACAATGAGCCAGAGGCTGAAcagcaatcacacacacacacacacacacacacgtgcgcacacacacgcgcacacacgcgcacacacacacgcacacacacaaacacacacaaacacacacaaacacacacacaaatacacaaaacagaaaaacataGAGACAGAATACAATGCACATTGTGGAAGTCATTCTACTCTTGTTTTATGTGCTTTGTAAAACCTTTATCCACTTCCTCTTACACTCAATATGCACTTTCAATATTATTCAAATTATTTTGTTCAGTTGCTCTTCTGGAAGGACAAACACActtacagttttttacgactgctaacatgctttcccaatacttgagatacattttcaaaactctaaacacagcaacacatttacctcatacaAATAGATAAATAGTTACAGTATTTTGCAGCTGCTAATAGCACAATTTCTGAAGCCCATGTATCTATTGACCGGCTgtgctaaaccttaagcacattctctgccttacaatcatttagaaattctaaaacacactttatgcataactttaaacacagttgttcacacaagacacattcaaaactgaaaaccatgtgtttcttttagaaaacactgccacgcaactgctacactcacctacaaAAATTCAAACCCAgttctcacacgttacaacacttctagctcATTTTCAGACACCAAAATCTAATCCCTATAAAGAGAAAGATGTCAGAGCCACTCTGGGtgaccatgtggtcaagcatgctttgggttttctggaggcaaagggtccaaccttatctgtgctgctacactgtagcatcatccagactattcaaaatgagaatagataagtagacctatcctctatacatactacatcatgtactactACCCCTTTGTGGGTGGCtatccacctcagaacagaaagagaccatcgtcaatatggtcagagcaaacaacTGCATACATTTCCAACAAtttcaacagcacatcattactgacaatgtCACtatcagcaacatccattcagtgagtctatccggactgggccagtgacagtgtgaaacaactgcgctatgaatttgccactcatcatcatgccactcttggtccctacaacactgtgcacatcatcaccttcttcaacacagagcacaacatactcatcctccatcaccagggggatgaaccagaacagtccaggtttgttgtcgTCTGGGACAACATCAGTTTGCACCGGGCTGCTCAAATACAAACTGGTTCACAGT encodes:
- the c1ql2 gene encoding complement C1q-like protein 2, whose product is MLVTLIIAIPLLVHTAKTSAHYEMMGTCRMICDPYSPKPSATALEVIQDLGAIPPPPFSRGTKGEPGRPGKPGPRGPPGEPGPPGPRGPPGDRGDSGKPGFTGLTSGTARTDTGEFGSAFVSIKIAFYVGLKNPHEGYEVLRFDDVVTNLGNHYDPSTGKFTCQVSGIYFFTYHVLMRGGDGTSMWADLCKNGQVRASAIAQDADQNYDYASNSVVLHLDSGDEIYVKLDGGKAHGGNNNKYSTFSGFILYPD